In Erigeron canadensis isolate Cc75 chromosome 7, C_canadensis_v1, whole genome shotgun sequence, one DNA window encodes the following:
- the LOC122607763 gene encoding peptidyl-prolyl cis-trans isomerase CYP18-4 isoform X4, translating to MSKKKNPLVFMDLSIDGSPAERIVIELFADVVPRTAENFRALCTGEKGIGSTTGKPMHYKGIVFHRIIKGFMAQGGDFSKQNGTGGESIYGGKFADENFKLDHSAAGMLSMANGGPNTNGSQFFILFKRQPHLDGKHVVFGKVTKGMETIKKIEQLGTSDGKPDGLVKIVDCGEVSEDKKDSALKSEKGIGNKKKSGKKAISSDDSSDGRAKKRRGSTLRDKRKKRRKYSSSESSSSGSDSESYSSESDSDSVSDSSSSSSDGRRRKKRSTKRDGKQRRTKLRKAKKLKRVPVSKRSNRTSKR from the exons ATGAGTAAGAAGAAAAACCCTTTAGTTTTTATGGACTTGTCGATAGACGGAAGTCCTGCCGAAAGAATCGTAATTGAG CTTTTTGCCGATGTTGTGCCTAGAACGGCTGAGAATTTCCGAGCACTTTGCACGG GGGAAAAAGGCATTGGAAGCACTACTGGAAAGCCGATGCACTACAAGGGGATTGTATTCCATCGTATTATTAAAGGCTTTATGGCTCAA GGTGGCGACTTCTCAAAACAAAATG GCACTGGTGGGGAAAGCATCTATGGAGGAAAGTTTGCAG ATGAGAATTTCAAGCTGGATCATAGTGCGGCTGGTATGCTCTCTATGGCAAATGGCGGCCCCAATACAAATGGATCTCAGTTCTTTATACTCTTCAAGCGTCAACCCCATCTTGATGG GAAACATGTTGTTTTTGGCAAGGTAACAAAGGGAATGGAGACTATTAAGAAGATTGAGCAGTTGGGAACATCAGATGGAAAACCTGATGGTTTGGTAAAAATTGTAGATTGTGGTGAAGTTTCTGAAGATAAAAAGGATAGTGCTCTGAAGTCTGAGAAAGGTATTG GTAACAAGAAAAAGTCTGGGAAGAAAGCTATTTCTTCTGATGATAGTTCTGATGGGCGGGCAAAAAAACGACGTGGATCAACTCTCAGAGATAAAAGGAAGAAACGAAGGAAGTACTCATCTTCGGAATCATCCAGCTCTGGTTCAGATTCGGAGTCTTATTCTTCAGAGAGTGATTCTGATTCTGTGTCTGATTCTTCGAGTTCATCTAGCGATGGGAGGCGTCGGAAGAAGAGGTCAACAAAGAGAGATGGCAAACAGCGTAGGACCAAACTGAGAAAAGCAAAGAAATTAAAGAGAGTGccggtctccaaaagatcaaacCGTACATCGAAAAG